One Colius striatus isolate bColStr4 chromosome 7, bColStr4.1.hap1, whole genome shotgun sequence DNA segment encodes these proteins:
- the LOC133625707 gene encoding mitotic-spindle organizing protein 2-like isoform X3 has product MSEAAEGVAAAMAEVRLRRKQLLSAEEAELFELAQAAGSGLDAEVFRVLLDLLRMNVAPLAVFQMLKSMCAGQRLPPGPEGGPPVAPAPFPADTRGIIGRSGGARHGGGCCSHLCWVVWPLGSALQAFGKNPTLVLTTTHCFFTFI; this is encoded by the exons ATGTCGGAGGCGGCAGAGGGGGTAGCGGCGGCGATGGCGGAGGTGCGGCTGCGGCGGAAGCAGTTGCTGAGCGCGGAGGAGGCGGAGCTGTTCGAGCTGGCGCAGGCGGCGGGCAGCGGGCTGGATGCGGAGGTGTTCCG GGTGCTGCTGGACCTGCTGCGCATGAACGTGGCGCCGCTCGCCGTGTTCCAGATGCTGAAGTCGATGTGCGCCGGGCAGCGGCTGCCGCCGGGACCCGAGGGCGGGCCGCCCGTCGCGCCAGCGCCGTTCCCCGCGGACACCCGAG gcATCATAGGCAGGAGTGGTGGGGCACGCCACGGAGGCGGCTGCTGTAGCCACTTGTGCTGGGTTGTGTGGCCTCTTGGGTCTGCCCTCCAAGCCTTTGGCAAAAACCCCACCTTGGTACTCACTACTACACACTGCTTCTTCACTTTTATCTGA
- the LOC133625707 gene encoding mitotic-spindle organizing protein 2B-like isoform X1, whose amino-acid sequence MSEAAEGVAAAMAEVRLRRKQLLSAEEAELFELAQAAGSGLDAEVFRVLLDLLRMNVAPLAVFQMLKSMCAGQRLPPGPEGGPPVAPAPFPADTRGRNKTSSAVSGTQVLSERSSREGSAQRMPRQPSASRLQKAGASAKSSGGGNST is encoded by the exons ATGTCGGAGGCGGCAGAGGGGGTAGCGGCGGCGATGGCGGAGGTGCGGCTGCGGCGGAAGCAGTTGCTGAGCGCGGAGGAGGCGGAGCTGTTCGAGCTGGCGCAGGCGGCGGGCAGCGGGCTGGATGCGGAGGTGTTCCG GGTGCTGCTGGACCTGCTGCGCATGAACGTGGCGCCGCTCGCCGTGTTCCAGATGCTGAAGTCGATGTGCGCCGGGCAGCGGCTGCCGCCGGGACCCGAGGGCGGGCCGCCCGTCGCGCCAGCGCCGTTCCCCGCGGACACCCGAG ggagaaataaaaccagttcTGCTGTCAGTGGGACCCAAGTCCTTTCAGAAAGGAGCAGCCGGGAAGGATCTGCCCAGAGGATGCCTCGGCAGCCCAGTGCAAGCCGGCtgcagaaagcaggagcttcTGCAAAGAGCAGTGGAGGAGGCAACAGCACCTAA
- the LOC133625707 gene encoding mitotic-spindle organizing protein 2-like isoform X2 — protein MSEAAEGVAAAMAEVRLRRKQLLSAEEAELFELAQAAGSGLDAEVFRVLLDLLRMNVAPLAVFQMLKSMCAGQRLPPGPEGGPPVAPAPFPADTRVCQILQVRRGHIQLLGSSLAAFLVLLGVTTCDIDASPVLGQLLQGGRMVWEK, from the exons ATGTCGGAGGCGGCAGAGGGGGTAGCGGCGGCGATGGCGGAGGTGCGGCTGCGGCGGAAGCAGTTGCTGAGCGCGGAGGAGGCGGAGCTGTTCGAGCTGGCGCAGGCGGCGGGCAGCGGGCTGGATGCGGAGGTGTTCCG GGTGCTGCTGGACCTGCTGCGCATGAACGTGGCGCCGCTCGCCGTGTTCCAGATGCTGAAGTCGATGTGCGCCGGGCAGCGGCTGCCGCCGGGACCCGAGGGCGGGCCGCCCGTCGCGCCAGCGCCGTTCCCCGCGGACACCCGAG TCTGTCAGATTTTACAGGTACGAAGGGGCCACATACAACTTCTGGGAAGTTCTCTGGCTGCGTTTCTGGTGCTGTTGGGTGTTACAACTTGTGATATTGATGCAAGTCCTGTTCTTGGGCAGCTGCTCCAAGGAGGCAGGATGGTTTG ggagaaataa